A window of Kocuria sp. TGY1127_2 genomic DNA:
CGTTGGCCTGCTCAAACGGCCGGTCGACCGTGTGGCCACCGTATTCCGGCGAAATATCGGCCGGGTGGCGGACCCGTCTCGCCGCGGGAATCGCGCCTTCCGTGAGATCCCACCCGGCGGCCTCGAGGGCATCGAGAACGAGTCGGACGATTTCGCGGTGTTCGAGCCCGCCCGCCGCGGAGATGACCAAACGATCCGGAGTGTAATGCTTGTTGTAGTGTTCCCACACCGCTTCACGCGAGACGCTTGTGATCTCGGACGGTGTGCCCCCGATCGGCCTGCCCAAAGGGTGCTGACCCATGATCTTCGCGGTGAAGTTCTCGAAGGCCACGTCGGTCGGGTCGTCGAGGTCCATGGCGATCTCTTCCAGAATGACCCCGCGTTCCTGTTCGAGTTCGCGGGGATCGATCTTCGCCGACGTCACCATGTCCGCGATGACCTCCACGGCCATGCGCACGTCTTCGGATAGTACTCGCGCGTAGTAGCAGGTATGTTCTTTGGCCGTCAGCGCATTGGATTCACCGCCAACGGCGTCGAACTCTTCCGCGATGTCGAGAGCGCTGCGTGACGGGGTTCCCTTGAACAGCAGGTGTTCCAGGAAGTGCGTCGAACCGTACATGCCCGGTGTCTCATCACGCGAACCCACGCCGAGCCAGAACCCCAACGCGACGCTGCGCTGGCCAGGCATGCGTTCCGTCAGAACACGTACGCCTCCGGGCAGGACGGAACGGCGGACTTCGTTGCCGCCCTCCCCCGAGCACACGAGGCGCCCTTCCTCGTAATTCAGCTCTTCCACGAGGTCCTCGGGGTTCAAGCCCAATGCGTATGGCATGTATTCAGTCAGTTCCTCAGATTGATCAGGTGACAGGGGACGAGCCCGTTCGCAATGAGTTGTCGTCGATCGCGGCGGCCTCCGGCGACGAGTCTAAGGCCCCAGGACACGTCGTCCAATTCGACGAAAACCCCGGCGGGATCCTCTGGGATCCGACCGGGGTTTTCGTGGGAGAGATTCGGAGGAAATTACTCCTCGTCGTCACTCTCAGTGACGGTTGCGGTCTCTTCTTCGGAGACAACAGGGGCCAACGACAGCTTGCCGCGGTCGTCAACCTTGGTGATCTCGACCTGGACCTTCTGCCCGACGCCAACGACGTCTTCGACGTCGCTCACGCGATTGCCATCGTTGAGCTTGCGCAGCTCGGAGATGTGCAGCAGCCCGTCCTTGCCCGGAGTCAGGGACACGAAAGCACCGAAGGTCGTGGTCTTGACGACCGTACCCAAGTAGCGTTCTCCGACCTCAGGAACCTGGGGGTTGGCGATCGCGTTGATCGCCGACCGTGCGGCCTCAGCGGAAGGGCCGTCCACGGCACCGATATAAACGGTTCCGTCGTCCTCGATCGTGATGTCCGCGCCGGTGTCTTCCTGGATCTGGTTGATCATCTTGCCCTTCGGGCCGATGACCTCGCCGATCTTGGAGACGGGCACGTGCACCGTGATGATACGCGGGGCGAACTCGCTCATTTCATCCGGAACGTCGATCGCGGCCGTCAGCACGTCAAGGATGTGCAGGCGGGCTTCGCGAGCCTGCTTGAGCGCGGCACCGAGCACCGAGGCGGGGATTCCGTCGAGCTTGGTGTCGAGTTGGATCGCGGTCACGAATTCGGATGTACCCGCGACCTTGAAGTCCATATCGCCCAATGCGTCCTCTGCGCCGAGGATGTCGGTCAGAGCGGCGTAACGAGTTTCGCCGTCGACCTCGTCCGAGACCAAGCCCATCGCGATACCGGCCACCGGAGCGCGCAGCGGCACACCGGCGTTGAGCAGCGAGAGGGTCGAGGCGCACACTGAGCCCATTGACGTCGAACCGTTGGAGCCGAGCGCCTCGGAAACCTGGCGAATCGCGTATGGGAATTCCTCACGCGACGGCAGGACCGGGGTGATCGCGCGCTCCGCAAGCGCACCGTGACCGATTTCGCGGCGCTTCGGGGAACCGACGCGGCCGGTCTCGCCCGTGGAATACGGAGGGAAGTTGTAGTGGTGGATGTACCGCTTGGTCTTGACCGGAGAGAGGGAGTCGATCTGCTGCTCGAGCTTGAGCATGTTGAGCGTGGTGACACCCATGATCTGGGTCTCGCCGCGCTCGAAGATCGCGGATCCGTGCACGCGCGGCAGAACTTCTACCTCTGCCGTGAGCTGACGGATGTCGGTCAGTCCGCGGCCATCGATGCGGACCTGATCCGTCAGGATGCGCTGGCGCACGGTCTGCTTGGTCAAGGCGTTGAAAGCACCATTGACTTCCTCGAGGCGGCCTTCGAACTCTTTGCCTTCACCGGCGAGTTCCTCGGCAACTTCCTTCTGCAGGTTTTCGGAAGCGATCTCGCGCTCCTGCTTGCCCGCAATGGAGTAGACGTCCTTGATCTTTGAGGAGAACTTGGACTCGACTGCCTGGGCTACTTCGTCGGCGTATCCGCCGAAGCGCTCGATCTCCATGGCCGGCTTGCCGGCACGCTTGGCCAGATCCGACTGGGCATCACACAGCGCCTTGATGAAGGGCTTGGCTGCCTCGAGGCCTTCCGCCACGACGTCCTCGGTCGGCGCTGTCGCGCCGGACTGGACGAGGTCCCATGAGGTGTCGGTGGCTTCGGCCTCGACCATCATGATCGCGACGTCTTCGGTTCCGTCGGCCTTGGTCACGACGCGTCCCGCAACCGCCATGTCGAACACTGCGTTCTCCAGCTGCGAATGCTTGGGGAATGCAACCCACTGACCGTCGATCAGTGCGACCCGGACGCCGCCGACCGGTCCCTGGAACGGCATTCCGGAGAGGGTCGTGGACATCGAGGCGGCGTTGATGGCAACGGTGTTGTAGATTTCGTCAGGATCGATCGTCAGAACGGTCACGACGACCTGGACCTCATTGCGGATTCCCTTGCCGAAGGCAGGGCGCAATGGGCGGTCGATCAGGCGGCATGCCAGGATGGCGTCCGTCGAGGGGCGTCCCTCACGGCGGAAGAACGAGCCCGGGATGCGGCCCGCGGCGTACATGCGCTCTTCGACGTCGACCGTCAGCGGGAAGAAATCGAATCCTTCGCGCGGGTGCTTGCCGACAGCGGTTGCCGACAGCATGCTGGTTTCTTCGTCGATGGACACGAGCGTGGAGCCCGCAGCCTGCTTGGCCAAGCGGCCGGTTTCGAAGCGAACGGTGCGCTGGCCGAATTTGCCATTGTCGATAATGGCTTCTGCGAATTGAATCTCGGGACCCTCCAAGGGTCACCTCCATTTCTTGTACTTCGCGCGGACCCGCCTCGACTCGGTCTTCGATCGAGGCCCACGGATGAATACATCCGGAGGCCACTACCGAGGACCGCAAGGAGAGGATAGGCCCTACGCGTATTTTTTACTGAAGTCCCACGGATCCTTCCGTGGGAGCTCGCTGTGGGTAGCGAGAGGGCGGCGCTGCCGTCCGGTATCCAGTCTTCCATGTTTGGAAGCCGGATTCCGTCACAGCGGCGCCGCCCCTCACGCTTGTCGTCTTTATCGGCGAATTCCGAGACGCTGAATCAGCGCGCGGTAACGCTCGATGTCGATCCGACGCAGGTAGCCGAGCATGTTGCGACGGCGACCAACGAGAATCATGAGACCACGACGCGAGTGGTGGTCGTGCTTGTGGGACTTAAGGTGTTCGGTCAAGTCGCTGATGCGACGAGTCAGAACTGCAACCTGGACCTCGGGCGAACCGGTGTCGCCCTCGTGGGTTGCGTATTCCTTGATGATTTCCTGCTTGACAGCGGGATCCAGTGCCACTGATTAACTCCTAGAGTTAGTGCCGTGAACGGCCCGATACGGCGAATGCCGCCGGGAACCCAACGCACCGAGGACAGTCCCGGGCGGATATCGCCGCCCGAGGATCACGGAACGAGGGACGCCTGGCAACCACGGACTGCAGCCAGACGTACTCTCCAGCTTAGCTGATGGAACCGATCTGCGGAAGAACATCCGCCCGGACGGTGCGTTTCAGGGCTGTGAGACTCGCGACCCGGCGTGCCACGATGGTGCAATGATCGATTTCACCCAGTCTGCCGACATCGTGGCTCCCCAGCTTCTGGGGGCAGTAATTCATCGTGGGCAGGTCGCGATCAGATTGACAGAAGTCGAGGCCTACCTCGGCACCGTCGATCCGGCGTCGCACGCCCACAAAGGCCCGACGCCGCGGTGCGCGACAATGTTCGGCGCGCCTAGCCACCTCTATGTGTACGCGTCGTACGGGATTCACCGTGCCGGGAACCTGGTCTGCTCCCCTGATGGAACCGCCTCCGGTTGTCTGATGCGGGCCGGAGAGGTCGTTTCCGGGTGGGATGAGGTGCGTACCCGACGCGGCGAAAGCGTCCTCGACGTCGGTCTGGCCCGAGGACCGGGAAACCTGGGTTCTGCCCTGGGGCTCAGCTTGACGGACAACGGAACGCCGGTCCATCAGGCGGCTCGCGGAGACCACATCTCGGAGTCCACCGTCGAGTTCTGGATAGAAGAGGCTCGAGAACCGGTCGAGCACGTCAGAGGCAAGCGCATCGGCATCAGCAAGAATGCGGATGCTCCCTTGCGGTATTGGATCCCCAACGATCCGACGGTCAGTTCCCCGCGTTCGCGGCGGGTCGCGGTCGGCTGAGCCCGGTTTACCCCGACGAGGCGGCGATCCTGCGCAACGCCCTGACCCGACACGGCGCACGCACCATCGTCGTCTCGCAGGAGGGACCGGGTCACACCTTCAGCTGCTCCGCCTCGTAGGCGGCAACCGCTCGACCAAGTCGCGCCACGCCTTCGACGATTTCCTCTTCCGCGTTGGTGACGAAGGAGATTCGCATCGTGTTCCGGATGCTCGTGTCCACGTGGAATGAGCTGCCGGGCACGAACCCAACACCTTCCCGCATCGCATAAGGCAGCAGAGCGTCCGTGTCATAGGCCTCCGGCAATTCGGCCCACAAGAACATTCCCCCTTGGGGCGAGGTCACGCGAGAACCCTCCGGAAGAGCCTGGGGCAGCTCGCGAACCATCGCTTGCAGACGCTCGCCATAGACCCGGAGCTTCTCCTCATCGGATTGATGCGTCTCCGGATGAGCGAGATAGTAAGCGGCCGCATACTGATCCACCGTGGAGCTATGCAGGTCAATGGCCTGCTTGCCGACGATCATCGCGTCACGGATCGAGGACGGCACGCGTGCCCAGCCGAGGCGGATTCCCGGAGCAACGGATTTGGACAATGTCTGCAGGAGCGCAGTCTGCTCCGCCATGCCTTCGATCGCACAGATCGGCTCGAGCGCTTCACCGGAATAGCGGAGGCTCGAATACGGGTCGTCCTCGATCAGCATGGTTTGGGTCCTGAGAAGGATCTGGGCGACGTCGTGACGGCGCCGCGCCGACATCGTGCGGCCACTCGGATTCTGGTAACTCGGGATGAGGTAGACGAGCTTCGGTCGATGCGCTGCGATCGCCCGGTCCAGGGCTTCCGGGATCACGCCTTCGTCATCGCACTCGACGGGCTCAAAACGCGCTCCAGCCAACCCGAAGGTCTGCAATGCGGCCAGGTACGTCGGGTCTTCGACCAGGATGACGTCCCCTTTGTCGACCATCACCTGTCCCATGAGGGTCAGGCCCTGCTGCGAGCCCGTGGTGATCAGAATGTCGTCAGACTGGGAGGGAATGCCTTCGGACGTGAGGTTCGCGGCGATCACTTCGCGAAGCTCGAGCTCGCCCTCACTCGACGAATACTGGAGCGAACGCTCCGGCCGAGCCAGGGATGCCTCGTAGGCCGCGCGGATGGCGCCCAGGTCGAAAAAGGAGGAGTCCGGAATACCGCCCGCGAAAGAGATCACCCCGGGTCGACTCACCAGGTCCAGGAGCGCCCGGACCGGAGAATCTTCCGTATCCGCAAAATTGCGCGCGAGCCGTGGGGTGAATTCGGTATTTCCCGTAGTCATTATTCTTCTTTCCGCGTGTCGTGTGATTTCCTCGATGTCTCACATCTTGGTACAAATCATGAGGCCGGGCTGGGACATCAGTTTTCGGCGAGCCGCGCGGCCACGACGAATACCCGGCGGAACGGCATGACGGTCCCGTGGGCTTCGGCAGGGTAAGCCGTCCGAAGTGCCGCTTTGTATTCTTCGACGAACTCGCCCTTGACGGGCTCCGGCAGGGCGTTGAGCACCGGACGGGCCCCCGTCGAGGAGATCCAGTCGAATACAGGGTCCTCCCCCTGCAGAACGTGGAGATACGTTGTTTCCCAGGCGTCCACCGACCATCCCGGACGGGACAAGAGAGCCAAATACTCCCGGGCCCGGATGATTTTGTCCCGGAGCTTTTCGTCGATATGCCGGGCGTACTTCGGTTGGCCAGCGATCTCGCGCAGCAGAACGTGGGACGGGGCGTCGAAATTGCCCGGCACCTGAAAAGCGAATACACCGCCGCTCGGCAAGAGGTCTGCCACTTGCGGCAACCAGGTCTCGTGGCCGTCAACCCATTGGAACAGGGCGTTAGAGACAATGAGTTGGGGCTCCTCTCCTGCCCAGCCATGGACTCGGCGGGCGTCCAACCACTCTTTGACGTCGGCATGCTCGTACCGAGCGAAAGACTCCCCGCGCCCTTGGGCAGCGTCGATCATCTGCTGGCTGCTGTCGACACCGTGCACCACCGCCTCAGGCCAGTGTCCGTGAATGATCGGGGTGTCGGAACCGGGCCCACAGCCCAAGTCGACGACGTTCTGGACCGTGGTCAGCGGAATCCTCTGGAGGAGGTCCACGAGCGGGCGGGCTCGTTCAGAACCGAATTTGAGGTACTGCTCGGGGTCCCACCGTGTGCGTTCCTGTGCAGCGCCTGCCGAGTCCTGGGAGGACAATGTGCTCACTACTTGGCGGAGGTGCGCGAGGCGACGTCGCGCCCCAAGATGGCCGACGCGGCGCCGGTCGCGGCAGTCACCGTGTAAACACTCGGCCAGGCACCGATCTTCTTGGCCAGCGGATGGGACAGTCCGAAGGAGAGGACATAAATACCGGTCAGGGCCGCAGCCGTGCCGGTTCCCGCATTTTTCTGCCAGCCTTTGAACGCGGCCGCACCGGCAACAGCCAGAACGGCACCGCCGAGCGGGCGGTTTCCGGTTGAACGAGCTACTTTGTAACCTCCGATCAAACCTGCGGTAGAGAACAGCGTGGGGGCGAGAGCGGACATTTTCCGCCACCTTTCCTTCAAGACAATCTGACTTGTCCGGTATAGCGCACCACAGGAATGTTCGCCAATGAGACGTGATGATTCAGACCACCTTGAGCTCCACGAATCGGGTCTGAGCGGGATCCAGCTCGGGGAATTCTTCGCGCAATGCTGCGGCTGCCCGACGCACGCGCTCGCGGGTGACGTCCGCGATCGTCGAGAATTCGCTGGCCACCGTTGGCTTCCGCGCCGCATTGATCGGCTCGTCGAGTTGAACGAGGACGAACTTCCGGTTGCCACCGTCTTCCGCGTTCTGCCGCATCACCGCATGAGCCGTGGTGCCCGAGCCGGCGAAGAAGTCAAGCACGAGTGAATCTTTGCCGGTGGTGACCTGAAGGAGTCGCTGGATCAGGCGCACGGGCTTCGGGGTCTCGAATACGGCCGTGGTTCCGAAGAGCTTTCTGATGTCGTTTTTGGCCAGATGATTGTGCCCGGCGAAGTCGCGAGTCCAGAGGGTCGTCGGTACAACTCCGTCCTGAACTTCCCCAAGGTATCGCTTGAGTTGAGGGGCGCGTGTTCCGTCCGTGCCCCAATATATCCGACCCTCGTCGATCAAGCGCTGCATGGCCTGAGGCGAATATCCCCAACTCCGCCCGGGAGGCGGAAAATGCTTCGCCCCGGTCAGTGGGTTCACCACGGCGTAGTCCGCGGCCGGCGAATACGTGCGTACCGAGAGGTCACTCGTCCGGTAGAGGCCGCGACCATCGGCGTCGTCGTGGCGGTACGGCCGATTGGTTGCCTCGGTTCGGGGCAGGAGGTTGCGACGAAAGGCTGGTGATGCCGCATAGAGAATCAGGTAGTCGTGGACGACCGAGAAATTGCGGCAGTCGTTGGCCGGTGAGTATTTCTTTTCCCAGACGATCGTCGCGCAGAAATTCTCCTCTCCGTAAATCTCGTCCAGGAGCAGCCTGAGTCTGGGGGCTTCTGCGTCATCGATCGAAACGGCAATGACCCCATTGGAGGCGAGCAGCTCGCGCGCGGCTCGAAGCCTCGGGTACATGAGATCCAGCCAGAGCGAATGCCTCCGGCCTGCGTTAGAGCGAGCGGCACACCGCTCCGGCTCTTCGTGCACTCCTGCGGCGCGGTCCTCGACAGCCTGACTCCGGTGAAAAGAGTCTCGGTAGTCGGCCTTCGTCCCCACGTTGTACGGAGGGTCGATGTAGATCAGCCCGAAGGCTCCGGCATGCGTGCGCCTCAAGATTTTCAGGGCGTCGAGGCTGTCCCCCTCGATCACGAGGTTCACCTCCGCGACGGCGGCTCCACCTTTCCCCGGGGAATGGGGGACCAGGCGGGCGGATGTCGCGCTCTCCCCCAGCCTCTGGGATTCGGACTTGCCGGGCCAGGTAAGCCCGTATGTTTCGACGGGGCCTCCACCTGCGTTCCGGTGGGCCTGTGTTTGCACTCTTGCACCCCCACGTCGTGCCATGTACACTTTGCACACAAGGATAGCGAAGTTTTGCCATGTGCACTTGGTAGACCTGAACTCCGGGCGACCCGATTCTGGTGCAATGACTTCCGACTCCCTTGATCGCCAAACCGCGTTGCGAC
This region includes:
- a CDS encoding pitrilysin family protein, with translation MPYALGLNPEDLVEELNYEEGRLVCSGEGGNEVRRSVLPGGVRVLTERMPGQRSVALGFWLGVGSRDETPGMYGSTHFLEHLLFKGTPSRSALDIAEEFDAVGGESNALTAKEHTCYYARVLSEDVRMAVEVIADMVTSAKIDPRELEQERGVILEEIAMDLDDPTDVAFENFTAKIMGQHPLGRPIGGTPSEITSVSREAVWEHYNKHYTPDRLVISAAGGLEHREIVRLVLDALEAAGWDLTEGAIPAARRVRHPADISPEYGGHTVDRPFEQANVILGTTGLIAGSQQRFAMSVLNACLGGGMSSRLFQEIREKRGLAYNTFSFGGSYSDAGYFGMYAGCTADKAPVVVDLMRAELDRLADKGLQETELNKVTGQLSGATVLGSEDAGSRMSRLGRSELDTGHFTDLDELHDNIRAVTAQEVQSLAGELAARDSVTTWVGTGVAAARESAVGS
- a CDS encoding polyribonucleotide nucleotidyltransferase is translated as MEGPEIQFAEAIIDNGKFGQRTVRFETGRLAKQAAGSTLVSIDEETSMLSATAVGKHPREGFDFFPLTVDVEERMYAAGRIPGSFFRREGRPSTDAILACRLIDRPLRPAFGKGIRNEVQVVVTVLTIDPDEIYNTVAINAASMSTTLSGMPFQGPVGGVRVALIDGQWVAFPKHSQLENAVFDMAVAGRVVTKADGTEDVAIMMVEAEATDTSWDLVQSGATAPTEDVVAEGLEAAKPFIKALCDAQSDLAKRAGKPAMEIERFGGYADEVAQAVESKFSSKIKDVYSIAGKQEREIASENLQKEVAEELAGEGKEFEGRLEEVNGAFNALTKQTVRQRILTDQVRIDGRGLTDIRQLTAEVEVLPRVHGSAIFERGETQIMGVTTLNMLKLEQQIDSLSPVKTKRYIHHYNFPPYSTGETGRVGSPKRREIGHGALAERAITPVLPSREEFPYAIRQVSEALGSNGSTSMGSVCASTLSLLNAGVPLRAPVAGIAMGLVSDEVDGETRYAALTDILGAEDALGDMDFKVAGTSEFVTAIQLDTKLDGIPASVLGAALKQAREARLHILDVLTAAIDVPDEMSEFAPRIITVHVPVSKIGEVIGPKGKMINQIQEDTGADITIEDDGTVYIGAVDGPSAEAARSAINAIANPQVPEVGERYLGTVVKTTTFGAFVSLTPGKDGLLHISELRKLNDGNRVSDVEDVVGVGQKVQVEITKVDDRGKLSLAPVVSEEETATVTESDDEE
- the rpsO gene encoding 30S ribosomal protein S15, which produces MALDPAVKQEIIKEYATHEGDTGSPEVQVAVLTRRISDLTEHLKSHKHDHHSRRGLMILVGRRRNMLGYLRRIDIERYRALIQRLGIRR
- a CDS encoding DNA-3-methyladenine glycosylase — encoded protein: MIDFTQSADIVAPQLLGAVIHRGQVAIRLTEVEAYLGTVDPASHAHKGPTPRCATMFGAPSHLYVYASYGIHRAGNLVCSPDGTASGCLMRAGEVVSGWDEVRTRRGESVLDVGLARGPGNLGSALGLSLTDNGTPVHQAARGDHISESTVEFWIEEAREPVEHVRGKRIGISKNADAPLRYWIPNDPTVSSPRSRRVAVG
- a CDS encoding PLP-dependent aminotransferase family protein, producing the protein MTTGNTEFTPRLARNFADTEDSPVRALLDLVSRPGVISFAGGIPDSSFFDLGAIRAAYEASLARPERSLQYSSSEGELELREVIAANLTSEGIPSQSDDILITTGSQQGLTLMGQVMVDKGDVILVEDPTYLAALQTFGLAGARFEPVECDDEGVIPEALDRAIAAHRPKLVYLIPSYQNPSGRTMSARRRHDVAQILLRTQTMLIEDDPYSSLRYSGEALEPICAIEGMAEQTALLQTLSKSVAPGIRLGWARVPSSIRDAMIVGKQAIDLHSSTVDQYAAAYYLAHPETHQSDEEKLRVYGERLQAMVRELPQALPEGSRVTSPQGGMFLWAELPEAYDTDALLPYAMREGVGFVPGSSFHVDTSIRNTMRISFVTNAEEEIVEGVARLGRAVAAYEAEQLKV
- a CDS encoding methyltransferase domain-containing protein, translating into MSTLSSQDSAGAAQERTRWDPEQYLKFGSERARPLVDLLQRIPLTTVQNVVDLGCGPGSDTPIIHGHWPEAVVHGVDSSQQMIDAAQGRGESFARYEHADVKEWLDARRVHGWAGEEPQLIVSNALFQWVDGHETWLPQVADLLPSGGVFAFQVPGNFDAPSHVLLREIAGQPKYARHIDEKLRDKIIRAREYLALLSRPGWSVDAWETTYLHVLQGEDPVFDWISSTGARPVLNALPEPVKGEFVEEYKAALRTAYPAEAHGTVMPFRRVFVVAARLAEN
- a CDS encoding site-specific DNA-methyltransferase yields the protein MQTQAHRNAGGGPVETYGLTWPGKSESQRLGESATSARLVPHSPGKGGAAVAEVNLVIEGDSLDALKILRRTHAGAFGLIYIDPPYNVGTKADYRDSFHRSQAVEDRAAGVHEEPERCAARSNAGRRHSLWLDLMYPRLRAARELLASNGVIAVSIDDAEAPRLRLLLDEIYGEENFCATIVWEKKYSPANDCRNFSVVHDYLILYAASPAFRRNLLPRTEATNRPYRHDDADGRGLYRTSDLSVRTYSPAADYAVVNPLTGAKHFPPPGRSWGYSPQAMQRLIDEGRIYWGTDGTRAPQLKRYLGEVQDGVVPTTLWTRDFAGHNHLAKNDIRKLFGTTAVFETPKPVRLIQRLLQVTTGKDSLVLDFFAGSGTTAHAVMRQNAEDGGNRKFVLVQLDEPINAARKPTVASEFSTIADVTRERVRRAAAALREEFPELDPAQTRFVELKVV